CAATAGCAATAAATACGTACACCATGGAGAACGTCCTatttgaaacgaaaagaataaaagcGAAAGTGGAAAAGAGTATTAACAATTTGACTTCATGATTTATTGAACTTTATTGCGTAACATACAGAAACTGTAACCTAAGCGTTTCTTCGTATCGAATACGAAAAATTCACATATCGTAAGAAATTTTAAGGTCGTATTTTCCAGTAAACTATTTGACGAGGAATTTTCCTAGATACTTTACGTAATTACACTTCCAAAAGCTATAATAAGTCTATTATATTTCTGTGCCATAATATATTAACCCTGACATTGCGCAATACTGAGCTGCAGGACTAATTgtgttaaaaaaattgcattctTTTATCTACTTTTAACTAATCTATCTACAGGAAATTATTATTGGAAAAACATTTACGTGTAgtcatataattatttttatctaaagtATTTCTTTCCATGTGATTGAGCCGAAAGCTTCTACGAGTTCCAATTCTTAATCTTTCCTTCTCCATTTACGTTTGTGCTTCAAAGAGTAAGTGATTGACTTGATTTTAGATCGTCGTGAAGATCTGCtataatttgaaactttttattgcaatataattGCAACAATTGCGTGAAATTTTCACTAAATACGTATGAAAAGCTGTGTCAACGGTATAGAACATGTTGCCCTGTTTCATCAGGGATCCACTCATTCACCAAGAATTATCTACAATTACTGATCATTAAATCATTACCTGccatttaatatcttaaaatgtGTCCAAGTTACAGGAAACATAGGCCTTAAATATAGAACAATGCTTATTATCTTATCTGTCTGAAATATAGAAGGCCGTTAGCACTTGTATTTATTGGCCGAACATTGGCCATAATTTCGCATTTCCTTGTTAGAATCCTTTCACGCATATTGCATTTCCACTGTAACAATTTCGCGCAGGTGCTATTGTCTCTATCTGCATATTCCATTTGTGATTTTCATCCTATCTGACGAGACAAATTATTCTTCAGAACCATGTTAACGTCATGGTTGTTGGTCGTGTTCCTTGGTATCATCTGTCAAGGCTCTACTTTCTGGATAAAATCTTATGATCCATTTGCGAGGAACTTGGAAAATGCGATGCGTGTGGTTTACGAATGGAGATATATTGACTTTGATTTCGGTAGTGAAGAAAGAAGGCAAGCTGCCATTAGTTCTGGAGAATACAATTATACGACAGTGAATCCCATAGACGTGGATCGATGGCACAGTAAAGTATCAGTTACTATATTATTTCTCCTCGCTGAAaacagttaattaaatattcttcgcaCTCTTCATTAAAGATCTAATATTTGTCACGGTGATAAGGGACGAAGGCGTGCCTTCGTCTTTGAACGTCATATCTGATAGACGTGGACCTGGTGGCCCTCTTCTGACACCGTACCCCAATTGGAACTGGACAAGCACTGAAAATTGTTCTAACATTATAAGCGTTTACAGAGTTTCggtaaatcaaaatttctctATAATTTCGACAAAACTCTATTTATCTGAACACATCGGACTAGAAGccgtataataatttctttccgcTAGTAGCGACTCTTCGTCCGAATAGTAGAAGTTTGTAGTTGGATAAATGGGCAGGAACTCGTGCGATGGAAGATAAATTCGctatcgtataatatttactatCATATTTCTATCAGATCGACAGATGCGACAGACTGTGGGTCTTAGACACGGGTGTTATCGGAGATAATCACGTGTGTCCTGCCAAGCTCGTTGTCTTCGACCTAACAACCGCTAAGTTGCTGCAACGAGTTGAAATACCAGAGAACATCGCGATAAACTCGACATCTGGTCAGGGATTATTAGTAACTCCAGCGGTTCAAACTTTTGATCGTAATTGCGACAGAATTTACGTGAGTCTTCTTCCATGTCTCATCTGTCAGGGTTAAGAAAAATCTTGATCGCACATCTGTAACTCTACTGGAATTAGTGAAATATACTTGTTGATGCTACAGGTGTACATAGGGGATGCAGATGGCTATGGTTTAATCGTTTACGACGGCAGTTCATTTCGGCGACTAACTTCGAACGCGTTCAACTTTGATCCCAGATATGTAAATTACACGATCGAGGGGACAAGCTTTCAATTACAAGACGGTATCGTGGGGATGGCTATATCCTCCTTGACGGACAATCTTCATTTCAGTCCTATGTCTTCTCATAATTTGGACTACGTTAACACGTACCAGCTGACGCAGCTTCAGGGCGATCAAGTGCAGTATCaagtgtaaatatatattgataaatagCGTTCGTTGACGCGTTACGTTGTGGTTAACACGTGGATGCGTGTCCTGGCCACGATGTAAGGATATAGTGCGTGATAGAGCTAAAAACGTAACGAACTCTATCTTTACGTCTTTATGGCTCTGGCGAATTATCGTTCTGACGAATGAAACGTTTGAAGATTAAAATACATTCACTCATgagaatttatatacatatctttgATTGGTTTcgcgttattcgttaaaattaaatttcgccAGAGTTGTAACTGCTGGACAAAATGGACGGGaagaaaattgagaattaTCGAAGCATTTTATTAACTTAcgagttaaaaatttcataaacgaTTATCCATGTTTCATCCATGATGTTCAGGGCCGAAGATATTCTATGGACTCAATCGAGCGCTAAAGCGGTATCGAGAAGCGGAGCTGTTTTCTTTGGACTCGTGAGTGACACGTCGATTGGTTGCTGGAACGAATTTCGTCCGCTTGAGAGGGAGAATATCGTGAGTAGTCACGTATAgacatttttaatcttctccTTTCGATTATATTGCTCGCTATATTTGTTAAGAAGcaaaattagagaaattaacGCAATTTTGCAATTGTAGAGGCTAGTCGCTAGGAATAGACAGACACTCCAATTCACCAGCGGTCTTAAAGTGAAGGATTGCGATGGAAGAGAAGAGTTGTGGGCATTGACCAACAAATATCAAAGAATAGCAACGGGGACCTTAGATTACGATGACGTGAACTTCCGAATTTTGAAAGGAGATGTGGGAAGATTGATAAGGGGCACTCGCTGTCAATTATTCGACGTTCTGTGATCTATTGATAAATCTATTAAAATCCTGTTCTccgtatgaaataaatattactcgAAACTCGGTTATATCGTAGGTCggataaaataatgaaatacataatatacttCGTGTGATAATATTGGTGTGATATTTTTCGACTTTATTGTCTTAGTTTCAGTGTAGCTTTTAAGAGTTTATTTCTACTGCGAGCGCAAATACagcattttacatttacaaacCGAGAAACGAAGTAGGCAAGGAAAAATGAAGGGAAATacaaagaaggagaaaagggaaggaaaagaagaaaaggttTATTGCCTAGAGATAATCGAACCTTAAAGTCTAATTATGCGATCAGAATGTCCTTTTCTTTCGACGATTGTTTCTGAATACCTACATTTTGATCGTCGTCgctttacttttcttttaattaaatcgatcaATTTAAAACACTTACGCAATAAAACAGAAACTCTCCTTTCTGTATGAAAAACCTGTTGCATGTTGAGTAATTCTCCCCGAACTGACCGTAGGGCTTCCTAAGAAATCAATCGTTCTTAAGATGGCAGAAATGACGTAACTTTTTGACGTTTCTTAGATCGAGGTTGGTCTTATGTAAATTATCACAGTACATTGTTAAAGTggataaacaaaaattatagattatgGAACACGATAAGTACTATAAATGGCGATGACTCGCGTGAGCTCTAGACGGCTACATAAGAAACAGGTTTTCTTAATGACTCCATCAGTAtgttcttttgtattttacttGATTCTTCGACCAACAGTTTGTCAATTTGTTACGATAGTTGGTAAGTTAAATCGTCCAAAGGTTACAGCAGATCGAATCCGTAAAtcggaaaatagaaaaaggcGATGATATTAGAgacattactttataaaatacgcTTTTCGAATCtacgattatttatattatgttttcgtgataaataaataaatttaaattcgaaaCGAGTTATCGAAAAGATAAACGCTACTAATGTAAGATAGACCGCCCATTATTTTCACATTCACTctattattcgataattaattaaattcgaagcGTTCAGAACGATTGAACGCGAACaaagtttttgaaatttctattcgcgatggttcgataaaatttcaaggtGTATGTATTCCAGAAGCTTATTCATCCATATTAACTTTCCCGTACAGTTcaaatttaacttttaattcaCTTCGTAATTCAATTAGAATtcaaaaaacaaatgaaagtAATAGCGAACAGAGAATATTACACAActcgttttaaattaaatttcattgatattatcaaaaatatttcgatgttCCCCCCGATAATTATAATCagtataaaaatgaagtatGACGTAACGTAAAcgttacaataattattcgatGAAGTAACTATCTGCGTTTAACGCGGTTGTTATcagttgaaaattttattagatgcattattatgtttatataaaaagaaaacgacgaGAACGAAAAGCGGCGGTTGTAGAAGTAGAAAAACATTGCTTTCTGCTTTCTCGGTTCGGCCGAACCGTACGATCCAATTTCAGTCTGTCCATCGGTCCTCGAGTGTCAGTACGCGCGATTAAATAATCTCGAGCGGTGCGGTTCTGTGCATCGTTCTGTGTACCAATTACATCTGAGAAACTCGAACAATCGTAAGAAGTGGCAcctcgaaagaagaaaaatctacGTCTCGGCGTATATTTTCTACCATACCGTTCTCAAGTATCTCGcgaatttaaatgaataaaaaggCTTGGAAACTTTCTTCCTCATAAATCCGTAATAGCATgttcttgtaatttattatgataCGATGTTCTGTATTCCATCGAACCAAACAAAATTAAGCAATTTCTAAAGGAAGAGAGCATCTTTCTACACGTTTCTACGATTGTGACTATACAGAGAAGATACATAATCAGGTAAGTCGACGAAAATTAGTCATTTGAAAATCAACGCAGTTTCCTACAAGGACatagatatattttgttcGTTCTGATGTATTCGCCTGGACGTTAGTTCACCAGGTAATGTATCCATTGTAGCAATACGTTTAACCGTGTTGTTCCTCTTCGATAGTCGATATTCGTATTCgccgagagagagagagaattccTGGATATAGACAGGAAATAGTTGGCGAAACCGAAAGTACATTATCCGGTGAAAAGCAGTGTTTACTCTTAATTCGCGGCATTTGTCTCGCGCCACTTGTCGAACGAGTCATTGGAACGAGATAGGTAGCGTTTCGGATAATGTGGATCATTTGTTTCTGCGGCTTTTCAGTCGGTTCGACCATGAGCTTGACTTTTATACGATCGAGACGAATCGCTAGATATGCGTGTTTGGATAGCATCAAGTTGGAGGAAGGAGCTTCCTTCCGcttccttcttttattcttgaaaCGCGAACGATTCGTTCGACACATCTCTCggtaatattttaacgaatacgagtgaaatttacaatatgcCGAAGGCAGGATGTGCATGGTAAAAAGGGAAAGcgtatcgatatttaattgcGTCTAATTTACATGCGCGAGCATGCATCTTTCTCTCGATGCACTTGCGTTCCGTGCTGATACTTCGTCTTCCGGCTTGTTCACACGTTTGTTAAGCAAGCGCGTTAAATGTCGTTTCGTTGACgcgaaaatattaacattggTTCAAATTTCGCGTTATAAATGTAACGAATACGTTCGATGTAAGTACCTTCGTAAGATCAATGTTTATTCATtgcaatataacatattacataatacgtaCACATAACAAGGCTGTTACAAATTTCACGTTAACAAGTTTTAACTCGCgtatattcttcttttaagTAGGCAAGTAGCGTGATTCTTGCGACAGCATTTGAGATTAAAGTAAACGGTTTTTAGCGTGGGCTGTGGGGAAACgtgtacttttctttttgtgttTAAATAATTCGCTTTTTTCGGCTTGTATTGTGAAACTGCTGAGTAAACAGCGAATATTTCTCTCGCAGCTGCCGAGAAAGAACCTTAAAAGTTTAATGCACTTCCACAACCAGAAGGTACAAGATAAAAGCCTGACATTTgtcaaagatatttttcagtGAATACTCGCCGACTTAGCAAAACGTTTccaatcgataaattaaattgaaacattgtcgtattagaatattatagaaGGATTAGAAAGATATTATTCCAACACCTGAAATTAATACAGAAACTGACTCGTTCAAAAATGTTATCATCGTACAAATAGTTTTACACAgcaaaacaagaaaaattcgtAGTCGAGTGGCCGCAGCTATTACGAAATAGTATGTAGCGCCTTGAATGGCAGCCTATTATATTGCGGTCCACGTTTTTCCACGACGCTTTCTCGATGACCCAATTGCGCCACTTAATTGAGACGTACAGGTGATCTCTCGTCCATCTTTTTTGCAGACATGCCATgacgagaaaaaggagaagtaTCGAATCGGAAGTTGGAACACGCGGTTGGTCGAAGAATTCATGGACGTCGACCAACCTTATCAAACAATCCAACAGCTATGCCTACGTCTCTCCGACTCATTCTTTCGGTTACAGCTGGGACACCCCTAACTCCAAGTACTACCATGGCTGTTTCGGTCAGAAGTTACCTAAACTACGTGACACATCTGGCATAGGCAAGTTTGAACGTCGGTTTGCGACTACAGCATCAAGCGTTTGTAGTATGAACTTTCTTCTAATTGCGAAACATCGTATGAGAGTATATttagaagaacgaagaaatagTGATACGTATTACCAATGATTGTAAAAATAGCAACGAGCGATGTGGTGTAACAAACGTAGCAGTAATATTAACGATGAAGATAATAGTATGaggttaaaaatattttgacacgttagactgcggataacaaaggtataaaaatgtagagaTTGCGTATGATATGCAAGAATACGTAAAACAGTGGATTCGTGTGAAATCGAAACGTCGGTATGGAATAT
The DNA window shown above is from Bombus pyrosoma isolate SC7728 linkage group LG7, ASM1482585v1, whole genome shotgun sequence and carries:
- the LOC122569781 gene encoding major royal jelly protein 1-like → MLTSWLLVVFLGIICQGSTFWIKSYDPFARNLENAMRVVYEWRYIDFDFGSEERRQAAISSGEYNYTTVNPIDVDRWHNLIFVTVIRDEGVPSSLNVISDRRGPGGPLLTPYPNWNWTSTENCSNIISVYRVSIDRCDRLWVLDTGVIGDNHVCPAKLVVFDLTTAKLLQRVEIPENIAINSTSGQGLLVTPAVQTFDRNCDRIYVYIGDADGYGLIVYDGSSFRRLTSNAFNFDPRYVNYTIEGTSFQLQDGIVGMAISSLTDNLHFSPMSSHNLDYVNTYQLTQLQGDQVQYQVAEDILWTQSSAKAVSRSGAVFFGLVSDTSIGCWNEFRPLERENIRLVARNRQTLQFTSGLKVKDCDGREELWALTNKYQRIATGTLDYDDVNFRILKGDVGRLIRGTRCQLFDVL